The following are from one region of the Acanthopagrus latus isolate v.2019 chromosome 2, fAcaLat1.1, whole genome shotgun sequence genome:
- the apbb1 gene encoding amyloid-beta A4 precursor protein-binding family B member 1 isoform X1 produces the protein MGGHDDEDMSYVVNKQKQDEELKNKLNDSSHWCDQDSTGNNAKWVKEGQNQLRKVAENQQDQNHNCNISQNGNKEDFPHQTTTQEEQQGNEEQTKSPKIAMTPGLSQEESKNILNEPLLINTLESTEEKDKEREEDSTEKESKLEEDEETSGDTRGVAGEQRSVESQREGSVVGRNACLLFSNMNGTPNEEEPSWPAVSQDNTADSSPNGNKESFWDSSAFETDTDLPSGWMRVRDTSGTYYWHIPTGTTQWEPPSPLGKVGDSMMSSTMSLETTPCEEPEESWTQLSSTEEGAEGEGEGEGEGEGEGELWKEEGEVASDQSLKEFEGATLRYASINLNYNCSQSDEEEKLAPLCTDLEAKCFAVRSLGWVEMSEEDMAPGKSSVAVNNCIRQLSYHKHNLHDTAGIWGEGKDMVMVLENDTMNLIDSLGQTLLHTQPIGSIRVWGVGRDNGRERDFAYVARDNLTQVLKCHVFRCDSPAKNIATSLHEMCSKIMMERKATKPGVSRLNSDPNNPGVIPVEEFPVPKNELFQHFHVYYLGCEAVAKPVGIDIINDTLEMAVNGKDRSEWIPVSVNVAPATLTILSKQEEEVLSECRVRFLSFMGVGKDVHTFAFIMAEGPRDFTCHMFWCEPNAASLSEAVQAACMLRYQKCLDARPPSLASCLPTPPADSVARRVKKGVQSLLGSFKSYRSGSQSP, from the exons ATGGGTGGCCATGATGATGAAGACATGTCTTACgttgtaaataaacaaaaacaagatgaagagCTGAAGAACAAGCTGAACGATAGCAGCCACTGGTGCGATCAGGACTCCACAGGCAACAATGCCAAGTGGGTCAAAGAAGGCCAGAACCAGCTGCGGAAAGTAGCCGAGAACCAGCAGGACCAGAACCACAACTGCAATATCAGCCAGAATGGGAACAAGGAAGACTTCCCACATCAGACCACCACTCAGGAAGAACAACAGGGGAACGAGGAGCAGACCAAGTCTCCTAAAATAGCAATGACCCCTGGTCTCAGTCAGGAGGAGTCCAAGAACATCCTTAATGAGCCGCTACTCATCAACACCCTGGAGtcaacagaagagaaagataaagagagggaagaagatAGCACAGAGAAGGAAAGTAAAttggaggaagatgaggagacaTCAGGTGATACCAGAGGAGtggcaggagagcagagaagtgTGGAGTCTCAGAGGGAGGGCAGCGTGGTGGGGAGGAATGCCTGCCTCCTGTTCTCCAACATGAACGGGACACCGAATGAGGAAGAGCCCAGCTGGCCTGCGGTGTCTCAGGacaacacagctgacagctctCCTAATGGCAACAAAG AGTCCTTTTGGGATTCCAGTGCTTTTGAGACTGACACAGACCTGCCTTCAGGATGGATGAGGGTGCGAGATACATCAGGCACATACTACTGGCACATCCCAACAGGCACCACCCAATGGGAGCCCCCTTCACCCCTGGGTAAAGTTGGTGACTCCATGATGTCCTCCACTATGTCCCTGGAGACTACCCCCTGTGAGGAGCCTGAG GAATCCTGGACTCAGCTCTCCAGCACAGAAGAAGGAGCTGAAGGTGAAGgagaaggtgaaggtgaaggtgaaggtgaaggggAACTGTGGAAG gaggagggagaggttgCATCTGATCAAAGTCTGAAGGAGTTTGAAGGGGCAACTCTACGCTATGCATCCATCAACCTGAA TTATAATTGCTCCCAGTCTGACGAAGAAGAGAAGCTCGCTCCGCTCTGCACAGATTTAGAAGCTAAG TGTTTTGCAGTGCGTTCCCTGGGCTGGGTAGAGATGTCTGAGGAGGACATGGCACCTGGCAAGAGCAGTGTTGCTGTCAACAACTGCATTAGGCAGCTGTCTTATCACAAACATAACCTTCATGACACTGCTGGTATCTGGGGAGAG GGTAAGGATATGGTGATGGTCCTGGAGAATGACACCATGAACTTGATCGACTCGCTGGGCCAGACTCTGCTTCACACTCAACCGATTGGCAGCATCCGTGTTTGGGGTGTTGGTCGAGACAATGGAAG GGAAAG GGATTTTGCTTACGTGGCTCGAGACAACCTGACCCAAGTTCTGAAGTGTCATGTTTTCCGCTGTGACTCACCCGCCAAGAACATAGCGACCAGCTTACATGAGATGTGTTCAAAG ATAATGATGGAGAGAAAGGCGACTAAACCAGGTGTAAGCAGGCTCAACTCTGATCCAAATAACCCTGGAGTCATCCCAGTTGAAG AGTTTCCTGTTCCAAAAAATGAACTCTTCCAGCACTTCCATGTTTATTACCTTGGTTGTGAGGCTGTGGCGAAGCCAGTTG GTATTGATATAATCAATGACACTCTAGAGATGGCAGTGAATGGCAAAGATAGAAGTGAATGGATTCCTGTCTCTGTGAATGTGGCGCCAGCCACCCTCACAATACTTTCTAAACAG GAAGAAGAGGTGCTGTCAGAGTGCAGAGTGCGCTTCCTGTCCTTCATGGGCGTGGGAAAGGATGTCCACACATTTGCTTTCATCATGGCGGAGGGTCCCCGAGATTTCACCTGTcacatgttttggtgtgaacCCAACGCTGCCAGTCTGAGTGAAGCCGTGCAGGCCGCTTGCATG cttCGCTACCAGAAATGCTTGGATGCTCGTCCACCCAGCCTGGCCTCCTGCCTGCCCACTCCTCCTGCTGACTCGGTGGCTCGACGGGTCAAGAAGGGAGTGCAGAGTCTGCTCGGCAGCTTTAAGAGCTACAGGTCAGGCTCTCAGTCCCCTTGA
- the apbb1 gene encoding amyloid-beta A4 precursor protein-binding family B member 1 isoform X2 translates to MGGHDDEDMSYVVNKQKQDEELKNKLNDSSHWCDQDSTGNNAKWVKEGQNQLRKVAENQQDQNHNCNISQNGNKEDFPHQTTTQEEQQGNEEQTKSPKIAMTPGLSQEESKNILNEPLLINTLESTEEKDKEREEDSTEKESKLEEDEETSGDTRGVAGEQRSVESQREGSVVGRNACLLFSNMNGTPNEEEPSWPAVSQDNTADSSPNGNKESFWDSSAFETDTDLPSGWMRVRDTSGTYYWHIPTGTTQWEPPSPLGKVGDSMMSSTMSLETTPCEEPEESWTQLSSTEEGAEGEGEGEGEGEGEGELWKEEGEVASDQSLKEFEGATLRYASINLNYNCSQSDEEEKLAPLCTDLEAKCFAVRSLGWVEMSEEDMAPGKSSVAVNNCIRQLSYHKHNLHDTAGIWGEGKDMVMVLENDTMNLIDSLGQTLLHTQPIGSIRVWGVGRDNGRDFAYVARDNLTQVLKCHVFRCDSPAKNIATSLHEMCSKIMMERKATKPGVSRLNSDPNNPGVIPVEEFPVPKNELFQHFHVYYLGCEAVAKPVGIDIINDTLEMAVNGKDRSEWIPVSVNVAPATLTILSKQEEEVLSECRVRFLSFMGVGKDVHTFAFIMAEGPRDFTCHMFWCEPNAASLSEAVQAACMLRYQKCLDARPPSLASCLPTPPADSVARRVKKGVQSLLGSFKSYRSGSQSP, encoded by the exons ATGGGTGGCCATGATGATGAAGACATGTCTTACgttgtaaataaacaaaaacaagatgaagagCTGAAGAACAAGCTGAACGATAGCAGCCACTGGTGCGATCAGGACTCCACAGGCAACAATGCCAAGTGGGTCAAAGAAGGCCAGAACCAGCTGCGGAAAGTAGCCGAGAACCAGCAGGACCAGAACCACAACTGCAATATCAGCCAGAATGGGAACAAGGAAGACTTCCCACATCAGACCACCACTCAGGAAGAACAACAGGGGAACGAGGAGCAGACCAAGTCTCCTAAAATAGCAATGACCCCTGGTCTCAGTCAGGAGGAGTCCAAGAACATCCTTAATGAGCCGCTACTCATCAACACCCTGGAGtcaacagaagagaaagataaagagagggaagaagatAGCACAGAGAAGGAAAGTAAAttggaggaagatgaggagacaTCAGGTGATACCAGAGGAGtggcaggagagcagagaagtgTGGAGTCTCAGAGGGAGGGCAGCGTGGTGGGGAGGAATGCCTGCCTCCTGTTCTCCAACATGAACGGGACACCGAATGAGGAAGAGCCCAGCTGGCCTGCGGTGTCTCAGGacaacacagctgacagctctCCTAATGGCAACAAAG AGTCCTTTTGGGATTCCAGTGCTTTTGAGACTGACACAGACCTGCCTTCAGGATGGATGAGGGTGCGAGATACATCAGGCACATACTACTGGCACATCCCAACAGGCACCACCCAATGGGAGCCCCCTTCACCCCTGGGTAAAGTTGGTGACTCCATGATGTCCTCCACTATGTCCCTGGAGACTACCCCCTGTGAGGAGCCTGAG GAATCCTGGACTCAGCTCTCCAGCACAGAAGAAGGAGCTGAAGGTGAAGgagaaggtgaaggtgaaggtgaaggtgaaggggAACTGTGGAAG gaggagggagaggttgCATCTGATCAAAGTCTGAAGGAGTTTGAAGGGGCAACTCTACGCTATGCATCCATCAACCTGAA TTATAATTGCTCCCAGTCTGACGAAGAAGAGAAGCTCGCTCCGCTCTGCACAGATTTAGAAGCTAAG TGTTTTGCAGTGCGTTCCCTGGGCTGGGTAGAGATGTCTGAGGAGGACATGGCACCTGGCAAGAGCAGTGTTGCTGTCAACAACTGCATTAGGCAGCTGTCTTATCACAAACATAACCTTCATGACACTGCTGGTATCTGGGGAGAG GGTAAGGATATGGTGATGGTCCTGGAGAATGACACCATGAACTTGATCGACTCGCTGGGCCAGACTCTGCTTCACACTCAACCGATTGGCAGCATCCGTGTTTGGGGTGTTGGTCGAGACAATGGAAG GGATTTTGCTTACGTGGCTCGAGACAACCTGACCCAAGTTCTGAAGTGTCATGTTTTCCGCTGTGACTCACCCGCCAAGAACATAGCGACCAGCTTACATGAGATGTGTTCAAAG ATAATGATGGAGAGAAAGGCGACTAAACCAGGTGTAAGCAGGCTCAACTCTGATCCAAATAACCCTGGAGTCATCCCAGTTGAAG AGTTTCCTGTTCCAAAAAATGAACTCTTCCAGCACTTCCATGTTTATTACCTTGGTTGTGAGGCTGTGGCGAAGCCAGTTG GTATTGATATAATCAATGACACTCTAGAGATGGCAGTGAATGGCAAAGATAGAAGTGAATGGATTCCTGTCTCTGTGAATGTGGCGCCAGCCACCCTCACAATACTTTCTAAACAG GAAGAAGAGGTGCTGTCAGAGTGCAGAGTGCGCTTCCTGTCCTTCATGGGCGTGGGAAAGGATGTCCACACATTTGCTTTCATCATGGCGGAGGGTCCCCGAGATTTCACCTGTcacatgttttggtgtgaacCCAACGCTGCCAGTCTGAGTGAAGCCGTGCAGGCCGCTTGCATG cttCGCTACCAGAAATGCTTGGATGCTCGTCCACCCAGCCTGGCCTCCTGCCTGCCCACTCCTCCTGCTGACTCGGTGGCTCGACGGGTCAAGAAGGGAGTGCAGAGTCTGCTCGGCAGCTTTAAGAGCTACAGGTCAGGCTCTCAGTCCCCTTGA
- the LOC119005623 gene encoding integrin-linked protein kinase, with amino-acid sequence MDDIFTQCREGNAVAVRLWLDNTENDLNQGDDHGFSPLHWACREGRSSVVDMLIMRGARINVMNRGDDTPLHLAASHGHRDIVGKLIQCKADTNAANEHGNTPLHYACFWGQDQVAEDLVTNGAQVSICNKYGETPLDKGKPHLRELLRDKAEKMGQNLTKIPFKDTFWKGTTRTRPRNGTLNKLAGIDYKQLSLLAKINENQSGELWQGRWQGNEIVVKVLKVRDWTTRKSRDFNEEYPKLRIFSHPNVLPMLGACQSPPAPHPIIITHWMPYGSLYNVLHEGTNFVVDQTQAVKFALDIACGMAFLHTLEPMIPRHYLNSKSVMIDEDMTARISMADVKFSFQCPGRMYSPAWVAPEALQKKPEEINRRSADMWSFAILLWELVTREVPYADLSNMEIGMKVALEGLRPTIPPGISPHICKLMKICMNEDPAKRPKFDMIVPILEKMQDK; translated from the exons ATGGATGACATCTTCACACAGTGCCGGGAAGGCAATGCTGTAGCAGTACGCCTGTGGTTGGACAATACAGAGAATGACCTCAATCAAGG AGATGACCACGGCTTCAGCCCTCTCCACTGGGCCTGCAGGGAGGGCCGCTCCAGTGTGGTGGACATGCTCATCATGAGAGGGGCTCGCATTAACGTCATGAACCGTGGCGATGACACACCTCTGCACCTGGCTGCCAGCCATGGACATCGCGACATTGTGGGAAAG CTGATCCAGTGCAAAGCAGATACAAATGCAGCCAATGAACACGGGAACACACCACTGCATTATGCCTGCTTCTGGGGCCAAGACCAAGTGGCTGAG GATCTCGTGACTAATGGGGCTCAGGTGAGCATCTGCAACAAATATGGGGAAACTCCGCTTGACAAAGGCAAACCTCACCTGCGTGAACTGCTCAGAG acaaagcagagaaaatggGACAGAACTTGACTAAAATCCCCTTCAAAGACACATTCTGGAAAGGCACCACCAGAACTCGACCCC GAAATGGCACTTTGAACAAACTTGCAGGCATTGACTACAAACAGCTCTCTCTTCTGGCTAAAATAAATGAGAACCAGTCTGGAGAG CTGTGGCAAGGGCGCTGGCAAGGAAATGAAATCGTTGTTAAGGTGCTAAAAGTTCGCGACTGGACCACAAGGAAAAGCAGAGACTTCAACGAGGAATATCCCAAACTCAG GATATTTTCACACCCGAATGTCCTACCCATGTTGGGAGCATGTCAGTCTCCTCCCGCCCCTCaccccatcatcatcacacactggATGCCTTATGGCTCCCTCTACAACGTGCTGCATGAAGGCACCA actttgTTGTGGACCAGACGCAGGCGGTGAAGTTTGCCCTGGACATTGCTTGTGGAATGGCCTTCTTACACACACTGGAACCGATGATCCCTCGCCACTATCTCAACAGCAAGAGTGTCATG ATAGATGAAGATATGACAGCCAGGATCAGCATGGCAGACGTCAAGTTCTCCTTCCAGTGTCCTGGCAGGATGTACTCGCCTGCATGGGTAGCCCCTGAGG CCCTGCAGAAGAAGCCAGAAGAGATCAACCGTCGGTCAGCAGACATGTGGAGCTTCGCCATCCTGCTGTGGGAGCTGGTGACCAGGGAAGTGCCGTATGCTGATCTGTCCAACATGGAAATCGGCATGAAG GTCGCCTTGGAGGGTTTGAGGCCCACCATCCCCCCCGGCATTTCACCCCACATTTGCAAGCTCATGAAGATATGCATGAACGAAGACCCAGCAAAGAGGCCTAAATTCGACATGATAGTGCCAATTCTGGAAAAGATGCAGGACAAGTGA
- the rrp8 gene encoding ribosomal RNA-processing protein 8 isoform X2: protein MFNEDEDWSDEEDAQALSKAVLKNTQKNNSSANVKAVGKKSLLRTLQTLGSVPDWKSDDHQQDSDSETEVAPPPSKRKKKRRKRRKQAETTGEQQENGDVDQSLTGEKPEAKKRKQDNKFGDSKVKSTSVSETKDKDVTKSAKVEANKPVNTHKLNRQQWKNKMKNKRKCKNKYRQDTPEEEVNKGKSVEKHEPKEEVKTESNSNNTGEKVRQTPGKRKEKQLQKRKKTVVDTDISCPAGTQTPKEEKQIQKEKNTKEVETVATESPVDGSRQAAVEPEVKITDDQHQLPMKQLKPELSKEQSLKKQKLRKMLHRLEMDRKESPAETKEEPAAPEEEEEEEVKLDRSASLRFRMEQRLESARFRYINEVLYSTSSGEAKRMFKQDPDAFWVYHRGYTAQVQRWPANPVDQIIAYIQTKPASLVVADFGCGDCKIARSVKNKVHSFDLAATCKLVTVCDMANVPLRDATVDIAVFCLSLMGTNLADFLAEANRVLKMGGVLKIAEVASRFENVRSFMTGLANLGFKIVSKDAENTHFYSFELVKMGNAPENIKTFGLQLKPCVYKKR from the exons ATGTTTAATGAGGATGAAGACTGGAGTGACGAAGAAGACGCTCAGGCTCTGAGCAAAGCTGTCCTGAAGAATACTCAGAAGAATAACAGCAGCGCTAATGTCAAG GCTGTTGGAAAGAAGAGCCTGCTGCGGACCCTGCAGACGCTGGGATCAGTACCAGACTGGAAGAGTGACGACCATCAGCaggacagtgacagtgagacTGAAGTGGCTCCGCCGCCCagtaagaggaagaagaagagaaggaaaaggagaaaacaagcGGAGACGACgggagagcagcaggagaatgGTGACGTAGATCAGAGTTTAACTGGGGAGAAACCTGAagcaaaaaagaggaaacaagacaacaaatttG GGGATTCGAAGGTAAAATCCACATCTGTGAGCGAGACGAAAGACAAAGATGTCACAAAATCTGCAAAGGTGGAGGCAAACAAAccagtcaacacacacaaactgaacagacaacagtggaaaaacaaaatgaagaacaagaggaaatgtaaaaataaatacagacaggACACGCCTGAGGAGGAAGTAAATAAAGGCAAATCTGTAGAGAAACATGAGCCAAAGGAAGAAGTCAAAACAGAGTCAAATAGCAACAACACGGGTGAAAAAGTCCGTCAGACACcaggaaagagaaaggaaaagcaactgcagaaaaggaaaaagactgTAGTAGACACTGACATATCCTGTCCAGCAGGAACACAGACACCCaaagaagaaaagcaaattcaaaaggagaaaaacacgAAAGAAGTTGAAACAGTTGCTACTGAATCTCCTGTTGATGGATCcagacaggcagcagtggaACCTGAAGTGAAGATCACGGATGATCAGCACCAGCTTCCCATGAAACAACTTAAACCTGAGCTGAGCAAAGAACAGAGCCTGAAAAAGCAGAAGCTGCGGAAAATGCTCCACAGGCTGGAAATGGACCGAAAGGAGAGTCCCGCAGAGACGAAAGAGGAGCCGGCggcaccagaagaagaagaagaagaagaggtgaaaCTGGACCGCTCTGCCTCCCTCAGGTTCCGCATGGAGCAGCGTCTGGAGTCGGCCCGTTTCCGCTACATCAACGAGGTTCTGTACAGCACGTCCAGCGGCGAGGCCAAGCGCATGTTCAAGCAGGACCCAGACGCCTTCTGGGTCTACCACCGAGGATACACAGCGCAGGTTCAGAGGTGGCCCGCCAACCCAGTGGATCAGATCATCGCATACATCCAAACAAA GCCCGCCTCTCTGGTGGTCGCAGACTTCGGCTGTGGCGACTGTAAGATAGCGCGCAGCGTGAAGAACAAAGTGCACAGCTTCGACCTGGCAGCAACCTGCAAGCTTGTGACGGTCTGCGACATGGCCAAC gtgcCGCTCCGGGATGCCACGGTGGACATCGCCGtgttctgcctctctctcatgGGAACCAACCTGGCAGATTTTCTAGCTGAGGCCAATCGGGTCCTAAAGATGgg GGGTGTCCTTAAAATAGCAGAAGTGGCGAGCAGGTTCGAGAATGTTCGGAGCTTCATGACCGGACTGGCAAATCTAGGATTTAAGATTGTGTCCAAG gaTGCAGAGAACACTCATTTCTACTCCTTTGAATTAGTGAAGATGGGAAACGCTCCAGAAAATATAAAGACATTTGGACTCCAGCTGAAGCCGTGTGTCTACAAGAAACGATGA
- the rrp8 gene encoding ribosomal RNA-processing protein 8 isoform X1 — translation MFNEDEDWSDEEDAQALSKAVLKNTQKNNSSANVKSKAVGKKSLLRTLQTLGSVPDWKSDDHQQDSDSETEVAPPPSKRKKKRRKRRKQAETTGEQQENGDVDQSLTGEKPEAKKRKQDNKFGDSKVKSTSVSETKDKDVTKSAKVEANKPVNTHKLNRQQWKNKMKNKRKCKNKYRQDTPEEEVNKGKSVEKHEPKEEVKTESNSNNTGEKVRQTPGKRKEKQLQKRKKTVVDTDISCPAGTQTPKEEKQIQKEKNTKEVETVATESPVDGSRQAAVEPEVKITDDQHQLPMKQLKPELSKEQSLKKQKLRKMLHRLEMDRKESPAETKEEPAAPEEEEEEEVKLDRSASLRFRMEQRLESARFRYINEVLYSTSSGEAKRMFKQDPDAFWVYHRGYTAQVQRWPANPVDQIIAYIQTKPASLVVADFGCGDCKIARSVKNKVHSFDLAATCKLVTVCDMANVPLRDATVDIAVFCLSLMGTNLADFLAEANRVLKMGGVLKIAEVASRFENVRSFMTGLANLGFKIVSKDAENTHFYSFELVKMGNAPENIKTFGLQLKPCVYKKR, via the exons ATGTTTAATGAGGATGAAGACTGGAGTGACGAAGAAGACGCTCAGGCTCTGAGCAAAGCTGTCCTGAAGAATACTCAGAAGAATAACAGCAGCGCTAATGTCAAG TCCAAGGCTGTTGGAAAGAAGAGCCTGCTGCGGACCCTGCAGACGCTGGGATCAGTACCAGACTGGAAGAGTGACGACCATCAGCaggacagtgacagtgagacTGAAGTGGCTCCGCCGCCCagtaagaggaagaagaagagaaggaaaaggagaaaacaagcGGAGACGACgggagagcagcaggagaatgGTGACGTAGATCAGAGTTTAACTGGGGAGAAACCTGAagcaaaaaagaggaaacaagacaacaaatttG GGGATTCGAAGGTAAAATCCACATCTGTGAGCGAGACGAAAGACAAAGATGTCACAAAATCTGCAAAGGTGGAGGCAAACAAAccagtcaacacacacaaactgaacagacaacagtggaaaaacaaaatgaagaacaagaggaaatgtaaaaataaatacagacaggACACGCCTGAGGAGGAAGTAAATAAAGGCAAATCTGTAGAGAAACATGAGCCAAAGGAAGAAGTCAAAACAGAGTCAAATAGCAACAACACGGGTGAAAAAGTCCGTCAGACACcaggaaagagaaaggaaaagcaactgcagaaaaggaaaaagactgTAGTAGACACTGACATATCCTGTCCAGCAGGAACACAGACACCCaaagaagaaaagcaaattcaaaaggagaaaaacacgAAAGAAGTTGAAACAGTTGCTACTGAATCTCCTGTTGATGGATCcagacaggcagcagtggaACCTGAAGTGAAGATCACGGATGATCAGCACCAGCTTCCCATGAAACAACTTAAACCTGAGCTGAGCAAAGAACAGAGCCTGAAAAAGCAGAAGCTGCGGAAAATGCTCCACAGGCTGGAAATGGACCGAAAGGAGAGTCCCGCAGAGACGAAAGAGGAGCCGGCggcaccagaagaagaagaagaagaagaggtgaaaCTGGACCGCTCTGCCTCCCTCAGGTTCCGCATGGAGCAGCGTCTGGAGTCGGCCCGTTTCCGCTACATCAACGAGGTTCTGTACAGCACGTCCAGCGGCGAGGCCAAGCGCATGTTCAAGCAGGACCCAGACGCCTTCTGGGTCTACCACCGAGGATACACAGCGCAGGTTCAGAGGTGGCCCGCCAACCCAGTGGATCAGATCATCGCATACATCCAAACAAA GCCCGCCTCTCTGGTGGTCGCAGACTTCGGCTGTGGCGACTGTAAGATAGCGCGCAGCGTGAAGAACAAAGTGCACAGCTTCGACCTGGCAGCAACCTGCAAGCTTGTGACGGTCTGCGACATGGCCAAC gtgcCGCTCCGGGATGCCACGGTGGACATCGCCGtgttctgcctctctctcatgGGAACCAACCTGGCAGATTTTCTAGCTGAGGCCAATCGGGTCCTAAAGATGgg GGGTGTCCTTAAAATAGCAGAAGTGGCGAGCAGGTTCGAGAATGTTCGGAGCTTCATGACCGGACTGGCAAATCTAGGATTTAAGATTGTGTCCAAG gaTGCAGAGAACACTCATTTCTACTCCTTTGAATTAGTGAAGATGGGAAACGCTCCAGAAAATATAAAGACATTTGGACTCCAGCTGAAGCCGTGTGTCTACAAGAAACGATGA